A portion of the Tepidamorphus gemmatus genome contains these proteins:
- a CDS encoding IS3 family transposase (programmed frameshift), whose amino-acid sequence MKRSRFSEEQIIGILREQEAGARTAEVCRRHGISSATFYAWKAKFGGMDVSEAKRLKSLEDENARLKRLLADAMLDNAALKDILGKKPLTPAAKRQTVARLVADHGMSERRACRVLGFDRTTIRYRSSRDDSALRERMRALAQTRRRFGYRRLHILLRQEGVVINRKRTQRVYRELGLTVRQRRGRKRAVGTRAPILAAAAPNARWSLDFVHDQLADGRRFRVLNIIDDATKRCRAAVVDTSISGRRVVRELTALVARHGKPDLMVSDNGIEFTSNAVLAWCAQTGIAWHYIAPGKPMQNGICEAFNGRMRDELLNETLFRSLDHARACVADWIEDYNTARPHSALGYLSPAAYAATFTATGARLRNPDQLRRAPLAPTAGNRQTHAAALLPAG is encoded by the exons ATGAAGCGATCGAGGTTCAGCGAGGAACAGATCATCGGCATCCTGCGTGAGCAGGAGGCGGGGGCGAGGACGGCGGAGGTGTGCCGGCGTCACGGGATCAGCAGCGCGACGTTCTACGCGTGGAAGGCGAAGTTCGGCGGGATGGACGTTTCGGAGGCCAAGCGGCTGAAGAGCCTGGAGGACGAGAATGCCCGCCTGAAGCGGCTCCTCGCCGACGCGATGCTCGACAACGCGGCGCTGAAGGACATCCTCGGAAAAAAGC CCCTGACGCCCGCCGCCAAGCGGCAGACGGTCGCTCGTCTCGTGGCGGATCACGGGATGAGTGAGCGGCGGGCGTGCCGGGTTCTCGGGTTCGACCGGACGACGATCCGCTATCGCTCGAGCCGGGACGACAGCGCACTGCGCGAGCGCATGCGGGCGCTCGCGCAGACGCGTCGGCGCTTCGGCTACCGGCGTCTCCACATTCTGCTCCGGCAGGAGGGTGTCGTGATCAATCGCAAGCGCACGCAGCGGGTCTATCGCGAGCTCGGGCTCACCGTCCGCCAACGACGGGGACGCAAGCGCGCCGTCGGGACGCGGGCGCCGATCCTCGCGGCCGCGGCGCCGAACGCCCGCTGGTCCCTCGACTTCGTTCACGACCAGCTCGCGGACGGGCGGCGCTTTCGCGTGCTCAACATCATCGACGACGCGACGAAACGCTGCCGCGCGGCGGTCGTCGACACCTCGATCTCCGGCCGGCGTGTCGTGCGCGAGCTCACAGCCCTCGTTGCCCGACACGGCAAACCGGATCTCATGGTCAGCGACAACGGCATCGAGTTCACCTCGAACGCGGTCCTCGCCTGGTGCGCCCAGACCGGGATCGCCTGGCACTACATCGCGCCGGGCAAGCCGATGCAGAACGGCATCTGCGAAGCCTTCAACGGCCGCATGCGCGACGAACTCCTGAACGAGACGCTGTTCCGCAGCCTCGACCACGCGCGTGCCTGCGTCGCCGACTGGATCGAGGACTACAACACCGCGCGCCCCCATTCGGCGCTCGGCTATCTCTCACCGGCGGCGTACGCCGCCACCTTCACCGCAACAGGCGCTCGGCTGCGCAACCCCGACCAGCTCCGCCGAGCGCCCCTTGCTCCCACCGCGGGAAACCGCCAAACTCATGCCGCGGCTCTGCTTCCGGCTGGATGA
- a CDS encoding ABC transporter substrate-binding protein → MKRRDFNKLLLAGMALPGISFMREGMAYAQTPNGGLTSLLAPEPPTLMLPLNQQQPTIVAGAKIFESLLDYDFDLSPRPQLAESWEISEDGLTYTFHLVRNAKWHDGVPFTAHDVVFSCSQMLIELHPRARVSFERCESIDAADDHTVVFKLKAPFAPFIYAFETVSAPIAPRHIYEGTDYKNNPANDHPIGTGLLRPPPFPPG, encoded by the coding sequence ATGAAGCGACGCGACTTCAACAAGCTGCTGCTGGCGGGGATGGCGCTGCCCGGAATCAGCTTTATGCGTGAAGGCATGGCCTATGCGCAGACCCCGAATGGCGGTCTGACGAGCTTGCTCGCGCCTGAGCCGCCGACGCTGATGCTGCCGCTCAACCAGCAGCAGCCGACCATCGTCGCGGGTGCCAAGATCTTCGAGAGTCTTCTCGACTACGACTTCGACCTGTCTCCGCGCCCGCAGCTCGCGGAGAGCTGGGAGATTTCGGAGGACGGGCTGACCTATACCTTCCACCTCGTTAGGAATGCCAAATGGCACGACGGGGTACCGTTCACGGCGCACGACGTTGTCTTCAGCTGCAGCCAGATGCTCATCGAACTCCACCCACGAGCCCGTGTCTCGTTCGAGCGCTGTGAGAGCATCGACGCAGCCGATGACCATACCGTGGTGTTCAAGCTGAAGGCGCCGTTCGCGCCGTTCATCTATGCCTTCGAGACTGTATCGGCCCCAATTGCGCCGCGCCACATTTACGAGGGGACTGACTACAAGAACAATCCTGCCAACGACCATCCGATTGGAACAGGCCTGCTGAGACCCCCGCCATTTCCTCCAGGCTGA
- a CDS encoding ABC transporter substrate-binding protein, protein MTRPFEPRSPNLNTAGRPRLRVLGTEITLLEIVRDRAAADLGIDLQFEVLDFLSAQHKAAVAPTTYDVYDQCFHNLDIVWFWRAIQPIELDRITRWDAVSDLTKTGRISPNAPVGSGDAPVTRLFVQPNGSLGAAPTHVISMLPTVHNFDSFAYLPTAVNGGPEAAVSWGDLLDERWSGRVALVDEPAIGIFDAALAAQARGEMSFEDIGNLTIEEIDRLIDLLETRKRAGHFHGFWRTAHEAADFMASGAVAIASMWSPGITELRERGVDVVEAVPIEGYRAWHGGVCLARHLSGRMLDVAYDYLNWWLDGWAGAMMARQGYYMSVTETVKAHLSPAEWAYWYEGEVAATDLPDPQGIVTVRAGEVRAGGSYRQRASRIAVWNTTMDEHNYLVRRWNKLVGRQSRDAADPQSLPPGRVGTGEQRAMPA, encoded by the coding sequence ATGACCCGCCCGTTCGAGCCCAGATCACCGAACCTCAACACCGCCGGACGTCCCAGGCTGCGGGTTCTGGGGACGGAAATCACGCTGCTCGAGATCGTTCGCGACCGGGCCGCGGCCGACCTTGGCATCGACCTGCAGTTCGAAGTGCTGGATTTCCTCAGCGCACAGCACAAGGCCGCCGTCGCACCGACGACCTATGACGTCTACGACCAGTGCTTTCACAACCTCGACATCGTCTGGTTCTGGCGGGCGATCCAGCCGATCGAACTCGACCGGATCACGCGCTGGGACGCCGTGAGCGACCTCACCAAGACCGGCAGGATCAGCCCCAATGCACCTGTCGGCAGTGGCGACGCACCCGTCACACGCCTGTTCGTGCAGCCGAACGGATCGCTCGGCGCCGCGCCGACGCATGTGATCAGCATGCTGCCGACCGTGCACAACTTCGACTCCTTTGCCTATCTTCCGACGGCGGTGAACGGCGGGCCGGAGGCCGCCGTTTCCTGGGGGGACCTGCTGGACGAGCGCTGGAGCGGCCGCGTGGCGCTGGTCGACGAACCGGCGATCGGCATCTTCGATGCAGCCCTTGCCGCGCAGGCGCGCGGCGAAATGTCGTTTGAGGATATCGGCAATCTGACGATCGAGGAGATCGACCGGCTGATCGACCTCCTCGAGACGCGCAAGCGGGCCGGCCACTTCCACGGCTTCTGGCGCACCGCGCACGAGGCGGCCGATTTCATGGCGTCCGGCGCGGTCGCCATCGCCAGCATGTGGTCGCCCGGCATCACCGAACTGCGCGAACGCGGCGTCGATGTCGTCGAGGCGGTGCCGATCGAGGGCTATCGGGCCTGGCATGGCGGTGTCTGCCTTGCCCGGCACCTCAGCGGGCGAATGCTCGATGTCGCCTACGACTATCTGAACTGGTGGCTGGACGGCTGGGCTGGCGCGATGATGGCCCGGCAGGGCTATTACATGTCGGTGACCGAGACCGTGAAGGCGCATCTGTCGCCGGCGGAATGGGCCTACTGGTACGAGGGCGAGGTCGCGGCCACCGACCTGCCGGATCCACAGGGCATCGTCACGGTGCGCGCCGGCGAAGTGCGCGCCGGGGGCTCGTACCGGCAGCGGGCGAGCCGGATCGCCGTCTGGAACACCACCATGGACGAGCACAACTACCTCGTCCGCCGCTGGAACAAGCTGGTTGGCCGGCAGAGCCGCGACGCAGCCGATCCCCAGTCCCTGCCGCCCGGCCGCGTCGGCACAGGCGAGCAGCGGGCGATGCCAGCCTGA
- a CDS encoding CobW family GTP-binding protein, with product MAEPRPDDAIPDFTPVSLLTGFLGSGKTTLLRRLLDDPALADTAVLINEFGEVGLDHHLIDRIDETTVLLQSGCVCCTIRGELSEAIRGLHSKRAQGAVSPFRRLVIESTGLADPFPIVSTVRSDPVLRHHFRLANVITTVDAANGLGQLDTHEESLRQAAVADHLVITKTDITTRETIDRLLSRLAAINPAATVTLAAEEVITADRLLLAEPFDRPARADIPPPGRNHAHHHHDDRIRAFAVVIDRPIDWTAFGIWLAMLLNRHGRQVLRVKGIINVAGEPNPVAVHGVQHVVHPPVHMRAWPDGDRRSRIVFIVDGLDPALIRRSLDTFNRLSGRR from the coding sequence ATGGCTGAGCCACGTCCCGACGATGCGATCCCGGATTTCACGCCCGTCAGCCTGCTGACGGGGTTTCTCGGCTCCGGCAAGACGACGCTGTTGCGCCGTCTGCTCGACGACCCCGCGCTCGCCGACACGGCGGTGCTGATCAACGAGTTCGGGGAAGTCGGGCTCGATCACCATCTGATCGACCGGATCGACGAGACGACGGTGCTGCTGCAGTCGGGTTGCGTCTGCTGCACGATCCGCGGCGAACTCTCCGAGGCGATCCGCGGACTGCATTCGAAACGCGCTCAGGGGGCCGTGTCACCGTTCCGTCGTCTGGTGATCGAGAGCACCGGGCTTGCCGATCCCTTCCCGATCGTCTCGACGGTCCGCTCGGATCCGGTGCTGCGGCACCACTTCCGGCTGGCCAACGTGATCACCACGGTCGATGCGGCCAACGGGCTCGGCCAGCTCGACACCCACGAGGAATCGCTGCGCCAGGCAGCCGTGGCCGATCACCTCGTCATCACCAAGACCGACATCACGACGCGCGAGACCATCGACAGGCTGCTGTCGCGCCTTGCCGCGATCAATCCTGCGGCGACCGTCACGCTCGCCGCCGAGGAGGTGATCACGGCCGACCGGCTGCTGCTCGCCGAGCCGTTCGACAGACCGGCGCGGGCGGACATCCCGCCGCCAGGACGGAACCATGCCCACCATCACCATGACGATCGCATCCGCGCCTTTGCCGTCGTCATCGACCGGCCGATCGACTGGACCGCGTTCGGGATCTGGCTTGCCATGCTGCTCAACCGCCATGGCCGGCAGGTCCTGCGGGTGAAGGGCATCATCAACGTCGCCGGCGAGCCCAATCCGGTCGCGGTGCACGGAGTCCAGCACGTCGTGCACCCACCGGTCCACATGCGCGCGTGGCCGGACGGCGACCGGCGCTCGCGCATTGTCTTCATCGTCGACGGACTCGATCCGGCGTTGATCCGCCGCTCGCTCGACACGTTCAACCGCCTGTCCGGCAGGCGCTGA
- a CDS encoding polysaccharide deacetylase family protein, producing MAKEIFCSIGVDVDAVAGWLGSYGGEDSPDDISRGLFAGEVGSMRLLNLFERWGIKTTWFIPGHSIETFPEQMKAVAEAGHEIGIHGYSHENPIAMTREQETEVLDKCIELVTKLSGRRPTGYVAPWWEFSNVTNELLLERGIKYDHSLMHNDFTPYYVRVGDSWTKIDYSKKPSDWMVPLKRGHETDLIEIPASWYLDDLPPMMFIKKAPNSHGFVNPRHLEEMWRDQFDWVYREMDYAVFPITIHPDVSGRPQVLMMLERLYNHMISHPGVKFVTMDEIADDFARRFPRKK from the coding sequence ATGGCCAAGGAAATCTTCTGCAGCATCGGCGTCGATGTCGACGCCGTAGCCGGCTGGCTCGGGTCCTATGGCGGCGAGGACTCGCCCGACGACATCTCGCGTGGCCTGTTCGCCGGCGAGGTAGGCTCGATGCGCCTGCTGAACCTGTTCGAGCGCTGGGGCATCAAGACCACCTGGTTCATTCCCGGCCACTCGATCGAGACGTTCCCCGAACAGATGAAGGCCGTTGCCGAGGCAGGCCATGAGATCGGCATCCACGGCTACAGCCACGAGAACCCGATCGCGATGACCCGCGAGCAGGAAACCGAGGTGCTCGACAAGTGCATCGAGCTGGTTACCAAGCTGTCCGGTCGCCGGCCGACCGGCTACGTCGCTCCCTGGTGGGAATTTTCGAATGTCACCAACGAGCTGCTGCTCGAGCGCGGCATCAAGTACGATCACTCGCTGATGCATAACGACTTCACGCCCTACTATGTGCGGGTGGGCGATTCCTGGACCAAGATCGACTATTCGAAGAAGCCGTCCGACTGGATGGTGCCGCTGAAGCGCGGCCACGAGACCGACCTGATCGAGATCCCGGCCTCCTGGTATCTCGACGATCTGCCGCCGATGATGTTCATCAAGAAGGCGCCGAACAGTCACGGCTTCGTCAACCCGCGCCATCTGGAGGAGATGTGGCGCGACCAGTTCGACTGGGTCTACCGGGAGATGGATTATGCGGTGTTCCCGATCACCATCCATCCCGACGTCTCCGGTCGGCCGCAGGTACTGATGATGCTGGAACGCCTCTACAATCACATGATCAGCCATCCGGGCGTCAAGTTCGTGACGATGGACGAGATCGCAGACGATTTTGCCCGGCGCTTCCCGCGCAAGAAGTGA
- a CDS encoding amidase encodes MSSARDSRTAAELGRAIAAGKIDPRDLVEEVLAAIAACDDRAIFTILTPERARREAAAAARRRQSGTSAGPLDGVPIAWKDLFDLDGVPTTAGSRVLASAAPAVADAPIVARLAAAGMVTVGRTNMTEFAFSGLGLNPHYGTPVNPYGTGEARIPGGSSSGSAVAVARGLVPVAMGSDTSGSVRIPAAFNGLVGYKASGGRYPMAGVYPLAPSLDTLGPLCRSVEDAVLVDAAMRGMAAPPPAPAALAPHRIVVPTNVVFEEAEPAVTATFEAALERLAAAGIAIDRRALPVLDDVRDLFARHGTLVAAEAHDGLAAMVTGPDAEAIDRRVVARARLGGRIGAEDRAALIAGRTRLMAAAAQAVPAGSLIAFPTVACVAPRLAPLEADDETFFAVNARVLRNTMLASFLDWCGVTIPCGTDADGMPTGFLLNAPSGHDDALLAFAGHVEQAIRGTPG; translated from the coding sequence ATGAGCAGCGCCCGCGACTCCCGCACGGCTGCCGAACTGGGGCGGGCCATCGCGGCCGGCAAGATCGATCCGCGCGACCTCGTCGAGGAGGTTCTGGCCGCGATCGCCGCGTGCGATGACCGGGCGATCTTCACGATCCTGACCCCCGAGCGGGCCCGCCGGGAGGCCGCGGCCGCGGCCCGCCGACGGCAATCGGGCACGTCGGCCGGGCCGCTCGACGGCGTGCCGATCGCCTGGAAGGATCTGTTCGACCTCGACGGCGTGCCGACCACCGCAGGTTCGCGCGTGCTTGCCTCCGCAGCGCCGGCGGTGGCGGACGCTCCGATCGTTGCCCGCCTCGCTGCCGCCGGCATGGTGACCGTCGGGCGCACGAACATGACCGAGTTCGCCTTCTCCGGCCTCGGTCTCAACCCTCACTACGGCACGCCCGTCAACCCGTACGGCACGGGCGAGGCCCGCATTCCCGGCGGATCGTCGTCGGGATCGGCCGTGGCCGTCGCCCGGGGTCTGGTTCCGGTGGCAATGGGCTCCGACACCAGCGGCTCGGTGCGCATACCGGCGGCCTTCAACGGCCTCGTCGGCTACAAGGCCTCCGGCGGCCGTTACCCGATGGCGGGGGTTTATCCCCTCGCACCGTCGCTGGACACGCTCGGCCCGCTGTGCCGCAGCGTCGAGGACGCGGTTCTCGTCGATGCGGCGATGCGGGGCATGGCCGCTCCCCCGCCCGCACCTGCTGCGCTTGCGCCGCACAGGATCGTGGTGCCGACGAATGTCGTGTTCGAGGAGGCCGAGCCGGCCGTCACCGCTACCTTCGAGGCCGCGCTCGAACGGCTCGCAGCAGCGGGCATCGCCATCGACCGGCGCGCCCTTCCGGTGCTCGACGACGTCCGCGACCTGTTCGCCCGACATGGCACGCTGGTCGCCGCCGAGGCGCATGACGGGCTCGCCGCCATGGTGACCGGTCCCGACGCCGAGGCGATCGACCGGCGCGTCGTCGCCCGCGCCCGCCTTGGCGGACGCATCGGCGCGGAGGATCGCGCGGCGCTGATCGCCGGTCGCACGAGGCTGATGGCCGCAGCCGCGCAGGCGGTGCCGGCCGGCAGTCTCATCGCCTTTCCGACCGTCGCCTGCGTCGCACCGAGGCTCGCGCCCCTCGAGGCGGACGACGAGACCTTCTTCGCCGTGAACGCGCGGGTGCTGCGCAACACCATGCTGGCGAGCTTCCTCGACTGGTGTGGGGTCACGATCCCCTGCGGCACGGACGCGGACGGCATGCCGACCGGTTTCCTGCTCAACGCGCCGTCCGGGCATGACGATGCTCTGCTCGCCTTTGCCGGACACGTCGAGCAGGCGATCCGCGGGACACCCGGCTGA
- a CDS encoding ABC transporter ATP-binding protein: MGYDLELIKVGKVYDNGTPAVIDFDLAVSKGEFIAFLGPSGCGKTTTLRMIAGFETITSGDILIRGRRINELPPERRPTSMIFQNYALFPHMSVRRNVGYGLEVKGMPRAEREARVERILETLDLTAIADQKPDRLSGGQRQRIALARGLVVEPEILLLDEPLGALDANLRKAIQNELKILQKTLGITFVFVTHAQSEALALSDRIVVMNQGRVEQISPPHVLYRRPQTPFVAQFIGRNTILDGIVRERAGERAVVETPLGRFTGHAVNGLAAETRAKLVVPGEALDAHRIDGADREAIAARYSGNVLTGAVSRSEVVGHLAHLTIDLANGMSILLEGHVDKYPRDAFRPQSQVLLSWSPDEATVIAA; the protein is encoded by the coding sequence ATGGGCTACGATCTCGAACTGATCAAGGTCGGCAAGGTCTACGACAACGGCACGCCTGCCGTGATCGACTTCGATCTTGCCGTCTCCAAGGGCGAGTTCATCGCCTTTCTCGGCCCCTCCGGCTGCGGCAAGACGACCACGCTCAGAATGATCGCAGGGTTCGAGACGATCACGTCGGGCGACATCCTGATCCGCGGCCGGCGGATCAACGAGCTGCCACCGGAGCGGCGGCCGACCTCGATGATCTTCCAGAACTACGCGCTGTTCCCGCATATGAGCGTGCGCCGCAACGTCGGCTACGGGCTCGAGGTGAAGGGCATGCCTCGGGCCGAGCGCGAGGCAAGGGTCGAGCGCATCCTGGAGACGCTCGATCTCACCGCGATCGCCGACCAGAAGCCCGACCGGCTGTCGGGCGGCCAGCGGCAGCGCATCGCGCTCGCCCGCGGGCTGGTGGTGGAACCCGAGATCCTGCTGCTCGACGAACCGCTCGGTGCGCTCGACGCCAATCTGCGCAAGGCGATCCAGAACGAACTCAAGATCCTGCAGAAGACGCTCGGCATCACCTTCGTGTTCGTGACCCATGCGCAGTCCGAAGCGCTCGCGCTGTCGGACCGGATCGTGGTGATGAACCAGGGGCGCGTGGAACAGATCAGCCCGCCGCATGTGCTCTATAGGCGGCCGCAGACGCCGTTCGTCGCGCAGTTCATCGGCCGCAACACGATCCTCGACGGGATCGTCCGCGAGCGCGCCGGCGAACGGGCCGTCGTGGAGACGCCGCTCGGCCGCTTCACCGGCCACGCCGTGAACGGCCTTGCGGCCGAGACGCGCGCCAAGCTGGTCGTCCCGGGCGAGGCCCTCGACGCGCACCGGATCGACGGCGCCGACCGCGAGGCGATCGCGGCGCGCTATTCGGGCAACGTCCTCACCGGCGCGGTCAGCCGCAGCGAAGTCGTCGGTCACCTGGCCCATCTGACCATCGACCTTGCAAATGGCATGTCGATCCTGCTCGAGGGGCATGTCGACAAATACCCGCGCGACGCGTTTCGTCCGCAATCGCAGGTGCTGCTGAGCTGGTCGCCCGACGAGGCGACCGTGATTGCGGCGTGA
- a CDS encoding ABC transporter substrate-binding protein yields the protein MDKLELTRRRMLKGTAGAMALALGGGTPFLSSQRAYAQATNLASQQLRTIGLSVTVQERILADFKEKSGVGATSGTAATFPDAQTRILSGSRDYDVWETIAERLPAVVMTNNVEPIPVASLKNWANIRDTFTKASDKWDRRSQIVGQIWTDESQTSLWMVPAVYNYDSIGYNPEVVSDEEANTWTAIFDEKWKGKSGLNTDPLIAFGQAIMAMNSLGLSDVKNPGNPSVAEIDEATKFLISKKRDGQFRALWGDFGELVNLLASGEMVVCDAWQPAVMAVKAQGKPCKYAVPKEGYRAWAIGPSLIAGSPNKEAVYAYADYWLSGPPGITVSEQGYYSPTTNIKDVMPPEKYAFWYEGKPWVGPEERGIKEGDLRDGGSLEERAANVAYWHQWPDEYDHLIQRWDEFLSA from the coding sequence ATGGACAAGCTGGAACTGACACGGCGAAGGATGCTGAAGGGGACGGCCGGCGCTATGGCGCTGGCGCTCGGCGGCGGAACGCCGTTCCTGTCGTCGCAGCGGGCTTACGCCCAGGCGACCAACCTGGCGTCGCAGCAGCTGCGGACGATCGGCCTGTCGGTGACGGTGCAGGAACGCATCCTCGCCGACTTCAAGGAGAAGTCCGGCGTCGGCGCGACATCCGGCACCGCCGCCACCTTCCCCGACGCGCAGACCCGCATCCTGTCCGGCTCGCGCGACTACGACGTCTGGGAGACGATCGCCGAGCGGTTGCCGGCGGTGGTCATGACCAACAATGTCGAGCCGATCCCGGTTGCGTCGCTGAAGAACTGGGCCAACATCCGCGATACCTTCACCAAGGCAAGCGACAAGTGGGATCGCCGCTCGCAGATCGTCGGCCAGATCTGGACCGACGAAAGCCAGACGTCGCTGTGGATGGTGCCGGCCGTCTACAATTACGACTCGATCGGCTACAACCCAGAGGTCGTCTCGGACGAGGAGGCGAACACCTGGACGGCGATCTTCGACGAGAAGTGGAAGGGCAAGTCGGGCCTCAACACCGATCCGCTGATTGCCTTCGGCCAGGCCATCATGGCGATGAACTCGCTCGGCCTGTCGGACGTCAAGAACCCCGGCAATCCGTCCGTCGCCGAGATCGACGAGGCGACCAAGTTCCTGATCTCGAAGAAGCGTGATGGCCAGTTCCGGGCGCTGTGGGGCGATTTCGGCGAACTGGTCAACCTGCTCGCTTCCGGCGAGATGGTGGTGTGCGACGCCTGGCAGCCGGCGGTGATGGCGGTGAAGGCGCAGGGCAAGCCGTGCAAGTACGCGGTTCCGAAGGAGGGCTACCGCGCATGGGCGATCGGCCCGAGCCTGATTGCCGGCTCGCCGAACAAGGAGGCGGTCTACGCCTACGCCGACTACTGGCTGTCCGGACCGCCAGGCATCACCGTCTCCGAGCAGGGCTATTACTCGCCGACCACCAACATCAAGGATGTGATGCCGCCCGAGAAGTATGCCTTCTGGTACGAGGGCAAGCCCTGGGTCGGCCCGGAAGAGCGCGGCATCAAGGAAGGTGACCTGCGCGACGGCGGCTCGCTCGAGGAACGCGCTGCCAACGTCGCCTACTGGCATCAGTGGCCGGACGAGTACGACCATCTGATCCAGCGCTGGGACGAGTTCCTCAGCGCCTGA
- a CDS encoding SDR family NAD(P)-dependent oxidoreductase: MVSSTSNPARTVLITGAGIGIGKATAEAFARSGDHVVVTDILEDEGQGVAAAIRAAGGSAEFMRLDVRSTAEAEAVVAAIEARRGAVDVIVANAGIAHRVPLDRLDDEKWDLTFDIDLKGMIRVVRPALAAMKARGAGAIVCVSSIMGVAYGWDEHVHYSAAKSGVVGLVRGLAVELARSGIRVNGIAPGYIRTAQLLSEEHSLGPAGAEAAGAFIPMGRIGEPEEIADVIVFLASSAARYMTGQTVVVDGGLLVGRY; this comes from the coding sequence ATGGTATCGAGCACTTCCAATCCCGCCCGCACCGTGCTGATCACCGGCGCCGGCATCGGCATCGGCAAGGCGACCGCCGAAGCCTTCGCGCGGTCGGGCGATCACGTCGTCGTCACCGACATCCTGGAGGACGAGGGGCAGGGGGTCGCCGCGGCGATCCGGGCGGCCGGCGGCTCGGCCGAGTTCATGCGGCTCGACGTTCGCTCGACCGCCGAGGCCGAGGCGGTCGTCGCTGCGATCGAGGCCCGGCGCGGGGCGGTCGACGTCATCGTCGCCAATGCCGGCATCGCCCACCGGGTACCGCTCGACCGGCTTGACGACGAGAAGTGGGATCTGACCTTCGACATCGACCTGAAGGGCATGATCCGCGTGGTCCGGCCGGCGCTCGCGGCAATGAAGGCGCGCGGCGCCGGCGCCATCGTCTGCGTCTCCTCGATCATGGGCGTCGCCTATGGTTGGGACGAGCACGTCCACTATTCCGCGGCGAAGTCCGGCGTCGTCGGCCTGGTCCGGGGGCTCGCGGTGGAGCTCGCCCGCTCCGGTATCCGCGTCAACGGCATCGCGCCCGGCTACATCCGCACCGCCCAGCTTCTCTCGGAGGAGCACTCGCTCGGACCGGCGGGCGCCGAGGCGGCGGGCGCCTTCATTCCGATGGGCCGCATCGGCGAGCCCGAGGAGATCGCCGACGTCATCGTTTTCCTGGCTTCCAGCGCGGCCCGGTACATGACCGGACAGACCGTGGTGGTGGATGGCGGCCTGCTGGTCGGCCGCTACTGA
- a CDS encoding SDR family NAD(P)-dependent oxidoreductase, whose amino-acid sequence MITAIVTGAGSGIGRAIALRLAADGHAVAVNDLDPVRAEAVADEIRVAGGQATGIAGDVSQEADVAGIVAAAESAFGAVGILVNNAGHVHQARFEQLATADFDRMIAVHLRGTFLMTRAVIGGMLDRGAGIIVNVASQLGQIGGIELTHYSAAKAGIIGMTKALAREVSNRGVRVNAVAPGPINTPLVMALSQDWRQRKAAELPLGRFGEPEEVAAAVAFLASPGASLFVGQTLGPNSGDVML is encoded by the coding sequence ATGATCACCGCGATCGTCACCGGCGCCGGCTCGGGAATCGGACGCGCCATCGCGCTGCGCCTCGCCGCCGACGGACACGCCGTTGCGGTCAACGATCTCGATCCGGTCCGTGCCGAGGCCGTCGCAGACGAGATCCGCGTCGCCGGCGGCCAGGCGACCGGCATCGCCGGCGACGTGTCGCAGGAAGCGGACGTTGCAGGGATCGTCGCGGCGGCGGAATCCGCCTTCGGTGCCGTCGGCATTCTCGTCAACAATGCCGGCCACGTGCACCAGGCACGGTTCGAGCAGCTCGCCACTGCCGACTTCGACCGGATGATCGCGGTCCATCTGCGCGGCACCTTCCTGATGACCCGCGCGGTGATTGGCGGGATGCTCGACCGCGGCGCCGGCATCATCGTCAACGTCGCCTCGCAGCTCGGCCAGATCGGTGGCATCGAGCTCACCCACTATTCGGCTGCCAAGGCCGGCATCATCGGCATGACCAAGGCGCTCGCCCGCGAGGTGTCGAACCGCGGCGTCCGCGTCAACGCGGTCGCGCCCGGTCCGATCAACACGCCGCTGGTGATGGCGCTGTCGCAGGACTGGCGCCAGCGCAAGGCCGCCGAACTGCCGCTCGGCCGCTTCGGCGAGCCGGAAGAGGTCGCGGCCGCCGTTGCCTTCCTCGCCTCGCCCGGCGCGAGCCTGTTCGTCGGCCAGACGCTCGGGCCGAACTCCGGCGATGTGATGCTCTGA